In a single window of the Pseudorca crassidens isolate mPseCra1 chromosome 9, mPseCra1.hap1, whole genome shotgun sequence genome:
- the SMTNL1 gene encoding smoothelin-like protein 1 isoform X13, whose product MEQKEGKPSEDGTPVSPTTEVPETVGGGASAEEEATGPAERTITEGPPDGAGKQERAPAEDSITAEFQGESKGEAELQKEDSEKKETTVAPQEMADWKEETNSEPKETEGKEEITLASEKQQADEKEAKPGSREKANVNDEVQAAGKEEAKAGDREAAGKEEAKAGDREAAGKEEAKAGDREAAGKEEAKAGDREAAGKEEAMAGGREAAGKEEAKAGDREAAGKEEAMAGGREAAGKEEAKAGDREAAGKEEAKVGGREAAGKQEATVASQEVSNKTEEPKAETQEKASAPEAKSDSQKTAVEDEAKPKPQEEEVKEEVEPGCPDEEQDQGAEKGAEEGAGALPRSAEEWPESPTEEGSGLSPDGLSPDTAASGETSPSASESSPSDVSQSPTEPPPSQEKKKDKAPERRVSAPARPRGPRAQNRKAIVDKFGGAASGPTALFRNTKAAGAAIGGVKNMLLEWCRAMTRSYEHVDIQNFSSSWSSGMAFCALVHKFFPDAFDYAALDPTKRRHNFSLAFSTAEKLADCAQLLEVDDMVRLAVPDSKCVYTYIQELYRSLVQKGLVKTKKK is encoded by the exons ATggagcagaaggaagggaagcCCTCTGAGGACGGAACCCCTGTGTCCCCAACCACGGAGGTCCCGGAGACAGTGGGAGGGGGAGCCTCTGCTGAGGAGGAGGCCACAGGCCCAGCTGAGAGGACCATCACAGAGGGGCCTCCAGACGGAGCAGGAAAGCAGGAGAGGGCACCAGCTGAGGATAGCATTACAGCTGAATTCCAGGGAGAATCCAAAGGGGAGGCTGAACTTCAAAAGGAGGACAGCGAGAAGAAAGAGACCACCGTGGCTCCTCAGGAGATGGCTGATTGGAAAGAAGAGACCAACTCCGAACCCAAGGAGACGGAGGGAAAAGAGGAGATCACGTTGGCCTCTGAGAAGCAGCAGGCTGATGAGAAAGAGGCCAAGCCTGGGTCTAGGGAGAAAGCCAATGTGAATGATGAGGTGCAGGCtgctgggaaggaggaggccaaggctggagacagggaggctgctgggaaggaggaggccaaggctggagacagggaggctgctgggaaggaggaggccaag gctggagacagggaggctgctgggaaggaggaggccaaggctggagacagggaggctgctgggaaggaggaagccatggctggaggcagggaggctgctgggaaggaggaggccaaggctggagacagggaggctgctgggaaggaggaagccatggctggaggcagggaagctgctgggaaggaggaggccaaggctggagacagggaggctgctgggaaggaggaggccaaggttggaggcagggaggctgctgGGAAGCAGGAGGCCACAGTGGCCTCTCAGGAGGTGAGCAACAAGACGGAGGAGCCCAAGGCTGAAACCCAAGAGAAAGCCAGTGCCCCAGAGGCCAAGTCGGACTCTCAGAAGACTGCCGTGGAAGATGAGGCCAAGCCTAAACCACAGGAGGAGGAGGtgaaggaggaggtg GAGCCAGGCTGTCCTGATGAAGAGCAGGACCAGGGCGCggagaaaggggcagaggaaggggcaGGAGCGCTTCCCCGGTCCGCCGAGGAATGGCCCGAGAGCCCCACGGAGGAGGGCAGCGGCCTCAGCCCAG ATGGGCTGAGTCCAGACACCGCAGCTTCCGGAGAGACCAGTCCTTCAGCCAG TGAATCTTCACCCAGCGACGTGTCCCAGAGCCCCACGGAGCCCCCTCCCTcacaggagaagaagaaagacaagGCACCAGAGCGCAGGGTGTCAGCCCCTGCCCGGCCCCGGGGGCCCCGTGCCCAGAACCGCAAAGCCATCGTAGACAAGTTTGGGGG GGCAGCCTCGGGCCCCACGGCCCTGTTCCGGAACACCAAGGCCGCGGGGGCAGCCATCGGCGGCGTTAAGAACATGCTCTTGGAGTGGTGTCGGGCCATGACGAGGAGCTACGAG CATGTGGACATCCAGAACTTCTCCTCAAGCTGGAGCAGTGGCATGGCCTTCTGCGCCCTCGTCCACAAGTTCTTCCCCGATGCCTTTGACTACGCTGCACTGGACCCCACCAAGCGCCGGCACAACTTCTCCCTGGCCTTCTCCACAGCCGA GAAACTGGCCGACTGTGCCCAGCTGCTGGAAGTGGATGACATGGTGCGGCTGGCAGTGCCCGACTCCAAGTGCGTCTACACCTACATCCAGGAGCTGTACCGCAGCCTCGTGCAGAAGGGACTGGTGAAGACCAAGAAGAAATGA
- the SMTNL1 gene encoding smoothelin-like protein 1 isoform X10 yields MEQKEGKPSEDGTPVSPTTEVPETVGGGASAEEEATGPAERTITEGPPDGAGKQERAPAEDSITAEFQGESKGEAELQKEDSEKKETTVAPQEMADWKEETNSEPKETEGKEEITLASEKQQADEKEAKPGSREKANVNDEVQAAGKEEAKAGDREAAGKEEAKAGDREAAGKEEAKVGGREAKGKEEAKAGDREAAGKEEAKAGDREAAGKEEAKAGDREAAGKEEAKAGDREAAGKEEAKVGGREAKGKEEAKAGDREAAGKEEAKAGDREAAGKEEAMAGGREAAGKEEAKAGDREAAGKEEAMAGGREAAGKEEAKAGDREAAGKEEAKVGGREAAGKQEATVASQEVSNKTEEPKAETQEKASAPEAKSDSQKTAVEDEAKPKPQEEEVKEEVEPGCPDEEQDQGAEKGAEEGAGALPRSAEEWPESPTEEGSGLSPDGLSPDTAASGETSPSASESSPSDVSQSPTEPPPSQEKKKDKAPERRVSAPARPRGPRAQNRKAIVDKFGGAASGPTALFRNTKAAGAAIGGVKNMLLEWCRAMTRSYEHVDIQNFSSSWSSGMAFCALVHKFFPDAFDYAALDPTKRRHNFSLAFSTAEKLADCAQLLEVDDMVRLAVPDSKCVYTYIQELYRSLVQKGLVKTKKK; encoded by the exons ATggagcagaaggaagggaagcCCTCTGAGGACGGAACCCCTGTGTCCCCAACCACGGAGGTCCCGGAGACAGTGGGAGGGGGAGCCTCTGCTGAGGAGGAGGCCACAGGCCCAGCTGAGAGGACCATCACAGAGGGGCCTCCAGACGGAGCAGGAAAGCAGGAGAGGGCACCAGCTGAGGATAGCATTACAGCTGAATTCCAGGGAGAATCCAAAGGGGAGGCTGAACTTCAAAAGGAGGACAGCGAGAAGAAAGAGACCACCGTGGCTCCTCAGGAGATGGCTGATTGGAAAGAAGAGACCAACTCCGAACCCAAGGAGACGGAGGGAAAAGAGGAGATCACGTTGGCCTCTGAGAAGCAGCAGGCTGATGAGAAAGAGGCCAAGCCTGGGTCTAGGGAGAAAGCCAATGTGAATGATGAGGTGCAGGCtgctgggaaggaggaggccaaggctggagacagggaggctgctgggaaggaggaggccaaggctggagacagggaggctgctgggaaggaggaggccaaggttggaggcagggaggccaaagggaaggaggaggccaaggctggagacagggaggctgctgggaaggaggaggccaaggctggagacagggaggctgctgggaaggaggaggccaag GCTGGAGACAGGGAGGCTGCTGGGAAGGAGGAAGCCAAGGCTGGAGACAGGGAGGCtgctgggaaggaggaggccaaggttggaggcagggaggccaaagggaaggaggaggccaaggctggagacagggaggctgctgggaaggaggaggccaaggctggagacagggaggctgctgggaaggaggaagccatggctggaggcagggaggctgctgggaaggaggaggccaaggctggagacagggaggctgctgggaaggaggaagccatggctggaggcagggaagctgctgggaaggaggaggccaaggctggagacagggaggctgctgggaaggaggaggccaaggttggaggcagggaggctgctgGGAAGCAGGAGGCCACAGTGGCCTCTCAGGAGGTGAGCAACAAGACGGAGGAGCCCAAGGCTGAAACCCAAGAGAAAGCCAGTGCCCCAGAGGCCAAGTCGGACTCTCAGAAGACTGCCGTGGAAGATGAGGCCAAGCCTAAACCACAGGAGGAGGAGGtgaaggaggaggtg GAGCCAGGCTGTCCTGATGAAGAGCAGGACCAGGGCGCggagaaaggggcagaggaaggggcaGGAGCGCTTCCCCGGTCCGCCGAGGAATGGCCCGAGAGCCCCACGGAGGAGGGCAGCGGCCTCAGCCCAG ATGGGCTGAGTCCAGACACCGCAGCTTCCGGAGAGACCAGTCCTTCAGCCAG TGAATCTTCACCCAGCGACGTGTCCCAGAGCCCCACGGAGCCCCCTCCCTcacaggagaagaagaaagacaagGCACCAGAGCGCAGGGTGTCAGCCCCTGCCCGGCCCCGGGGGCCCCGTGCCCAGAACCGCAAAGCCATCGTAGACAAGTTTGGGGG GGCAGCCTCGGGCCCCACGGCCCTGTTCCGGAACACCAAGGCCGCGGGGGCAGCCATCGGCGGCGTTAAGAACATGCTCTTGGAGTGGTGTCGGGCCATGACGAGGAGCTACGAG CATGTGGACATCCAGAACTTCTCCTCAAGCTGGAGCAGTGGCATGGCCTTCTGCGCCCTCGTCCACAAGTTCTTCCCCGATGCCTTTGACTACGCTGCACTGGACCCCACCAAGCGCCGGCACAACTTCTCCCTGGCCTTCTCCACAGCCGA GAAACTGGCCGACTGTGCCCAGCTGCTGGAAGTGGATGACATGGTGCGGCTGGCAGTGCCCGACTCCAAGTGCGTCTACACCTACATCCAGGAGCTGTACCGCAGCCTCGTGCAGAAGGGACTGGTGAAGACCAAGAAGAAATGA
- the SMTNL1 gene encoding smoothelin-like protein 1 isoform X1 translates to MEQKEGKPSEDGTPVSPTTEVPETVGGGASAEEEATGPAERTITEGPPDGAGKQERAPAEDSITAEFQGESKGEAELQKEDSEKKETTVAPQEMADWKEETNSEPKETEGKEEITLASEKQQADEKEAKPGSREKANVNDEVQAAGKEEAKAGDREAAGKEEAKAGDREAAGKEEAKVGGREAKGKEEAKAGDREAAGKEEAKAGDREAAGKEEAKVGGREAKGKEEAKAGDREAAGKEEAKVGGREAKGKEEAKAGDREASGKDETKAGDREAAGKEEAKAGDREAAGKEEAKVGGREAKGKEEAKAGDREAAGKEEAKAGDREAAGKEEAMAGGREAAGKEEAKAGDREAAGKEEAMAGGREAAGKEEAKAGDREAAGKEEAKVGGREAAGKQEATVASQEVSNKTEEPKAETQEKASAPEAKSDSQKTAVEDEAKPKPQEEEVKEEVEPGCPDEEQDQGAEKGAEEGAGALPRSAEEWPESPTEEGSGLSPDGLSPDTAASGETSPSASESSPSDVSQSPTEPPPSQEKKKDKAPERRVSAPARPRGPRAQNRKAIVDKFGGAASGPTALFRNTKAAGAAIGGVKNMLLEWCRAMTRSYEHVDIQNFSSSWSSGMAFCALVHKFFPDAFDYAALDPTKRRHNFSLAFSTAEKLADCAQLLEVDDMVRLAVPDSKCVYTYIQELYRSLVQKGLVKTKKK, encoded by the exons ATggagcagaaggaagggaagcCCTCTGAGGACGGAACCCCTGTGTCCCCAACCACGGAGGTCCCGGAGACAGTGGGAGGGGGAGCCTCTGCTGAGGAGGAGGCCACAGGCCCAGCTGAGAGGACCATCACAGAGGGGCCTCCAGACGGAGCAGGAAAGCAGGAGAGGGCACCAGCTGAGGATAGCATTACAGCTGAATTCCAGGGAGAATCCAAAGGGGAGGCTGAACTTCAAAAGGAGGACAGCGAGAAGAAAGAGACCACCGTGGCTCCTCAGGAGATGGCTGATTGGAAAGAAGAGACCAACTCCGAACCCAAGGAGACGGAGGGAAAAGAGGAGATCACGTTGGCCTCTGAGAAGCAGCAGGCTGATGAGAAAGAGGCCAAGCCTGGGTCTAGGGAGAAAGCCAATGTGAATGATGAGGTGCAGGCtgctgggaaggaggaggccaaggctggagacagggaggctgctgggaaggaggaggccaaggctggagacagggaggctgctgggaaggaggaggccaaggttggaggcagggaggccaaagggaaggaggaggccaaggctggagacagggaggctgctgggaaggaggaggccaaggctggagacagggaggctgctgggaaggaggaggccaaggttggaggcagggaggccaaagggaaggaggaggccaaggctggagacagggaggctgctgggaaggaggaggccaaggttggaggcagggaggccaaagggaaggaggaggccaaGGCTGGAGACCgggaggcttctgggaaggaCGAGACCAAGGCTGGAGACAGGGAGGCTGCTGGGAAGGAGGAAGCCAAGGCTGGAGACAGGGAGGCtgctgggaaggaggaggccaaggttggaggcagggaggccaaagggaaggaggaggccaaggctggagacagggaggctgctgggaaggaggaggccaaggctggagacagggaggctgctgggaaggaggaagccatggctggaggcagggaggctgctgggaaggaggaggccaaggctggagacagggaggctgctgggaaggaggaagccatggctggaggcagggaagctgctgggaaggaggaggccaaggctggagacagggaggctgctgggaaggaggaggccaaggttggaggcagggaggctgctgGGAAGCAGGAGGCCACAGTGGCCTCTCAGGAGGTGAGCAACAAGACGGAGGAGCCCAAGGCTGAAACCCAAGAGAAAGCCAGTGCCCCAGAGGCCAAGTCGGACTCTCAGAAGACTGCCGTGGAAGATGAGGCCAAGCCTAAACCACAGGAGGAGGAGGtgaaggaggaggtg GAGCCAGGCTGTCCTGATGAAGAGCAGGACCAGGGCGCggagaaaggggcagaggaaggggcaGGAGCGCTTCCCCGGTCCGCCGAGGAATGGCCCGAGAGCCCCACGGAGGAGGGCAGCGGCCTCAGCCCAG ATGGGCTGAGTCCAGACACCGCAGCTTCCGGAGAGACCAGTCCTTCAGCCAG TGAATCTTCACCCAGCGACGTGTCCCAGAGCCCCACGGAGCCCCCTCCCTcacaggagaagaagaaagacaagGCACCAGAGCGCAGGGTGTCAGCCCCTGCCCGGCCCCGGGGGCCCCGTGCCCAGAACCGCAAAGCCATCGTAGACAAGTTTGGGGG GGCAGCCTCGGGCCCCACGGCCCTGTTCCGGAACACCAAGGCCGCGGGGGCAGCCATCGGCGGCGTTAAGAACATGCTCTTGGAGTGGTGTCGGGCCATGACGAGGAGCTACGAG CATGTGGACATCCAGAACTTCTCCTCAAGCTGGAGCAGTGGCATGGCCTTCTGCGCCCTCGTCCACAAGTTCTTCCCCGATGCCTTTGACTACGCTGCACTGGACCCCACCAAGCGCCGGCACAACTTCTCCCTGGCCTTCTCCACAGCCGA GAAACTGGCCGACTGTGCCCAGCTGCTGGAAGTGGATGACATGGTGCGGCTGGCAGTGCCCGACTCCAAGTGCGTCTACACCTACATCCAGGAGCTGTACCGCAGCCTCGTGCAGAAGGGACTGGTGAAGACCAAGAAGAAATGA
- the SMTNL1 gene encoding smoothelin-like protein 1 isoform X11 translates to MEQKEGKPSEDGTPVSPTTEVPETVGGGASAEEEATGPAERTITEGPPDGAGKQERAPAEDSITAEFQGESKGEAELQKEDSEKKETTVAPQEMADWKEETNSEPKETEGKEEITLASEKQQADEKEAKPGSREKANVNDEVQAAGKEEAKAGDREAAGKEEAKAGDREAAGKEEAKVGGREAKGKEEAKAGDREAAGKEEAKAGDREAAGKEEAKVGGREAKGKEEAKAGDREAAGKEEAKAGDREAAGKEEAKAGDREAAGKEEAMAGGREAAGKEEAKAGDREAAGKEEAMAGGREAAGKEEAKAGDREAAGKEEAKVGGREAAGKQEATVASQEVSNKTEEPKAETQEKASAPEAKSDSQKTAVEDEAKPKPQEEEVKEEVEPGCPDEEQDQGAEKGAEEGAGALPRSAEEWPESPTEEGSGLSPDGLSPDTAASGETSPSASESSPSDVSQSPTEPPPSQEKKKDKAPERRVSAPARPRGPRAQNRKAIVDKFGGAASGPTALFRNTKAAGAAIGGVKNMLLEWCRAMTRSYEHVDIQNFSSSWSSGMAFCALVHKFFPDAFDYAALDPTKRRHNFSLAFSTAEKLADCAQLLEVDDMVRLAVPDSKCVYTYIQELYRSLVQKGLVKTKKK, encoded by the exons ATggagcagaaggaagggaagcCCTCTGAGGACGGAACCCCTGTGTCCCCAACCACGGAGGTCCCGGAGACAGTGGGAGGGGGAGCCTCTGCTGAGGAGGAGGCCACAGGCCCAGCTGAGAGGACCATCACAGAGGGGCCTCCAGACGGAGCAGGAAAGCAGGAGAGGGCACCAGCTGAGGATAGCATTACAGCTGAATTCCAGGGAGAATCCAAAGGGGAGGCTGAACTTCAAAAGGAGGACAGCGAGAAGAAAGAGACCACCGTGGCTCCTCAGGAGATGGCTGATTGGAAAGAAGAGACCAACTCCGAACCCAAGGAGACGGAGGGAAAAGAGGAGATCACGTTGGCCTCTGAGAAGCAGCAGGCTGATGAGAAAGAGGCCAAGCCTGGGTCTAGGGAGAAAGCCAATGTGAATGATGAGGTGCAGGCtgctgggaaggaggaggccaaggctggagacagggaggctgctgggaaggaggaggccaaggctggagacagggaggctgctgggaaggaggaggccaaggttggaggcagggaggccaaagggaaggaggaggccaaggctggagacagggaggctgctgggaaggaggaggccaaggctggagacagggaggctgctgggaaggaggaggccaaggttggaggcagggaggccaaagggaaggaggaggccaaggctggagacagggaggctgctgggaaggaggaggccaag gctggagacagggaggctgctgggaaggaggaggccaaggctggagacagggaggctgctgggaaggaggaagccatggctggaggcagggaggctgctgggaaggaggaggccaaggctggagacagggaggctgctgggaaggaggaagccatggctggaggcagggaagctgctgggaaggaggaggccaaggctggagacagggaggctgctgggaaggaggaggccaaggttggaggcagggaggctgctgGGAAGCAGGAGGCCACAGTGGCCTCTCAGGAGGTGAGCAACAAGACGGAGGAGCCCAAGGCTGAAACCCAAGAGAAAGCCAGTGCCCCAGAGGCCAAGTCGGACTCTCAGAAGACTGCCGTGGAAGATGAGGCCAAGCCTAAACCACAGGAGGAGGAGGtgaaggaggaggtg GAGCCAGGCTGTCCTGATGAAGAGCAGGACCAGGGCGCggagaaaggggcagaggaaggggcaGGAGCGCTTCCCCGGTCCGCCGAGGAATGGCCCGAGAGCCCCACGGAGGAGGGCAGCGGCCTCAGCCCAG ATGGGCTGAGTCCAGACACCGCAGCTTCCGGAGAGACCAGTCCTTCAGCCAG TGAATCTTCACCCAGCGACGTGTCCCAGAGCCCCACGGAGCCCCCTCCCTcacaggagaagaagaaagacaagGCACCAGAGCGCAGGGTGTCAGCCCCTGCCCGGCCCCGGGGGCCCCGTGCCCAGAACCGCAAAGCCATCGTAGACAAGTTTGGGGG GGCAGCCTCGGGCCCCACGGCCCTGTTCCGGAACACCAAGGCCGCGGGGGCAGCCATCGGCGGCGTTAAGAACATGCTCTTGGAGTGGTGTCGGGCCATGACGAGGAGCTACGAG CATGTGGACATCCAGAACTTCTCCTCAAGCTGGAGCAGTGGCATGGCCTTCTGCGCCCTCGTCCACAAGTTCTTCCCCGATGCCTTTGACTACGCTGCACTGGACCCCACCAAGCGCCGGCACAACTTCTCCCTGGCCTTCTCCACAGCCGA GAAACTGGCCGACTGTGCCCAGCTGCTGGAAGTGGATGACATGGTGCGGCTGGCAGTGCCCGACTCCAAGTGCGTCTACACCTACATCCAGGAGCTGTACCGCAGCCTCGTGCAGAAGGGACTGGTGAAGACCAAGAAGAAATGA
- the SMTNL1 gene encoding smoothelin-like protein 1 isoform X12, with the protein MEQKEGKPSEDGTPVSPTTEVPETVGGGASAEEEATGPAERTITEGPPDGAGKQERAPAEDSITAEFQGESKGEAELQKEDSEKKETTVAPQEMADWKEETNSEPKETEGKEEITLASEKQQADEKEAKPGSREKANVNDEVQAAGKEEAKAGDREAAGKEEAKAGDREAAGKEEAKVGGREAKGKEEAKAGDREAAGKEEAKAGDREAAGKEEAKAGDREAAGKEEAKAGDREAAGKEEAMAGGREAAGKEEAKAGDREAAGKEEAMAGGREAAGKEEAKAGDREAAGKEEAKVGGREAAGKQEATVASQEVSNKTEEPKAETQEKASAPEAKSDSQKTAVEDEAKPKPQEEEVKEEVEPGCPDEEQDQGAEKGAEEGAGALPRSAEEWPESPTEEGSGLSPDGLSPDTAASGETSPSASESSPSDVSQSPTEPPPSQEKKKDKAPERRVSAPARPRGPRAQNRKAIVDKFGGAASGPTALFRNTKAAGAAIGGVKNMLLEWCRAMTRSYEHVDIQNFSSSWSSGMAFCALVHKFFPDAFDYAALDPTKRRHNFSLAFSTAEKLADCAQLLEVDDMVRLAVPDSKCVYTYIQELYRSLVQKGLVKTKKK; encoded by the exons ATggagcagaaggaagggaagcCCTCTGAGGACGGAACCCCTGTGTCCCCAACCACGGAGGTCCCGGAGACAGTGGGAGGGGGAGCCTCTGCTGAGGAGGAGGCCACAGGCCCAGCTGAGAGGACCATCACAGAGGGGCCTCCAGACGGAGCAGGAAAGCAGGAGAGGGCACCAGCTGAGGATAGCATTACAGCTGAATTCCAGGGAGAATCCAAAGGGGAGGCTGAACTTCAAAAGGAGGACAGCGAGAAGAAAGAGACCACCGTGGCTCCTCAGGAGATGGCTGATTGGAAAGAAGAGACCAACTCCGAACCCAAGGAGACGGAGGGAAAAGAGGAGATCACGTTGGCCTCTGAGAAGCAGCAGGCTGATGAGAAAGAGGCCAAGCCTGGGTCTAGGGAGAAAGCCAATGTGAATGATGAGGTGCAGGCtgctgggaaggaggaggccaaggctggagacagggaggctgctgggaaggaggaggccaaggctggagacagggaggctgctgggaaggaggaggccaaggttggaggcagggaggccaaagggaaggaggaggccaaggctggagacagggaggctgctgggaaggaggaggccaaggctggagacagggaggctgctgggaaggaggaggccaag gctggagacagggaggctgctgggaaggaggaggccaaggctggagacagggaggctgctgggaaggaggaagccatggctggaggcagggaggctgctgggaaggaggaggccaaggctggagacagggaggctgctgggaaggaggaagccatggctggaggcagggaagctgctgggaaggaggaggccaaggctggagacagggaggctgctgggaaggaggaggccaaggttggaggcagggaggctgctgGGAAGCAGGAGGCCACAGTGGCCTCTCAGGAGGTGAGCAACAAGACGGAGGAGCCCAAGGCTGAAACCCAAGAGAAAGCCAGTGCCCCAGAGGCCAAGTCGGACTCTCAGAAGACTGCCGTGGAAGATGAGGCCAAGCCTAAACCACAGGAGGAGGAGGtgaaggaggaggtg GAGCCAGGCTGTCCTGATGAAGAGCAGGACCAGGGCGCggagaaaggggcagaggaaggggcaGGAGCGCTTCCCCGGTCCGCCGAGGAATGGCCCGAGAGCCCCACGGAGGAGGGCAGCGGCCTCAGCCCAG ATGGGCTGAGTCCAGACACCGCAGCTTCCGGAGAGACCAGTCCTTCAGCCAG TGAATCTTCACCCAGCGACGTGTCCCAGAGCCCCACGGAGCCCCCTCCCTcacaggagaagaagaaagacaagGCACCAGAGCGCAGGGTGTCAGCCCCTGCCCGGCCCCGGGGGCCCCGTGCCCAGAACCGCAAAGCCATCGTAGACAAGTTTGGGGG GGCAGCCTCGGGCCCCACGGCCCTGTTCCGGAACACCAAGGCCGCGGGGGCAGCCATCGGCGGCGTTAAGAACATGCTCTTGGAGTGGTGTCGGGCCATGACGAGGAGCTACGAG CATGTGGACATCCAGAACTTCTCCTCAAGCTGGAGCAGTGGCATGGCCTTCTGCGCCCTCGTCCACAAGTTCTTCCCCGATGCCTTTGACTACGCTGCACTGGACCCCACCAAGCGCCGGCACAACTTCTCCCTGGCCTTCTCCACAGCCGA GAAACTGGCCGACTGTGCCCAGCTGCTGGAAGTGGATGACATGGTGCGGCTGGCAGTGCCCGACTCCAAGTGCGTCTACACCTACATCCAGGAGCTGTACCGCAGCCTCGTGCAGAAGGGACTGGTGAAGACCAAGAAGAAATGA